The Castanea sativa cultivar Marrone di Chiusa Pesio chromosome 11, ASM4071231v1 genome contains a region encoding:
- the LOC142615358 gene encoding uncharacterized protein LOC142615358, whose translation MMMMHAVIGSVILIKHRRMMEMFPSSWRRLWMEWELRGMILFSLFTQIFLILLGNRRKHSVGIQLRITVWSAYLLADSIATMASSILSNNLGQVYEGDHLDPRYELKAFWAPLFLLHLGGTDTITAYSMEDNELWKRHLFGLVSQAMTIFYIMLLAWTNSHLSFLFIVMFLVALVKYLERVWVLYSASENRFRDSIPDIPTNESKIMEDCKLKQLKGYHLTKHQVLEVEVPDHPANTSSDESVPHANEIITAYNFLEMVKRLFADLILGIQERDASRAIFERYNDMEAEKAFRIVEIELGFIYDMLYTKANVVYTSMGIARRIIGFFSILVVFAILTWSEILVRDKQHHRRSEIDLIITFALLAVALLLELCAFAQLLLSDRTIHWLIKHKKSTILRAIKRWAPKKRRWSDSVAHLSLLNLSLKKQLPCHRILKMLGIDELLEIHFGMTTNSLSYVDIKVRLYREMRYLRNWANENEYSTELKYLFGRRGGRTLQKFNRPDLEWSIKFEFDQSILIWHLATDILYHNDYEDEPREDKVPTLQHARGIYVSRYMLYLLVKQPNMLPIGMAHIRFQDFYVGLKNFIEEEMSKPAKEIGPKEAAEMLLKVKTEDMLCVRGGDKSSFVIFHACKLAKALNTGGNKWGIITHIWMEMLGHAASLCRGRHHAQQLRRGGELLTHVWLLMAHYGLTDHFQIPRSRAVADVIPW comes from the coding sequence TTATTGGCAGTGTGATCTTAATCAAGCATAGGCGGATGATGGAAATGTTTCCGTCAAGCTGGAGGAGACTGTGGATGGAATGGGAGCTGCGAGGAATGATTCTATTTAGCCTCTTTACCCAAATATTTCTCATCCTTTTGGGAAATCGCAGAAAGCATTCTGTCGGAATTCAGCTAAGAATTACAGTTTGGTCAGCCTACTTACTTGCCGACTCCATAGCAACCATGGCATCTAGCATACTCTCAAATAATCTAGGACAAGTGTATGAGGGTGATCACCTTGATCCCAGGTATGAACTAAAAGCATTTTGGGCACCCCTTTTCCTGTTGCACTTGGGTGGCACTGATACCATTACTGCTTACTCGATGGAAGACAATGAGCTGTGGAAAAGGCACTTATTTGGATTAGTTAGCCAAGCAATGACGATATTTTACATCATGCTCTTGGCCTGGACAAACTCTCATCTTTCgttcctctttattgtgatgttCCTTGTTGCGCTTGTCAAGTATTTAGAAAGGGTGTGGGTCCTCTACTCAGCAAGCGAGAATAGATTTAGGGACTCAATTCCAGACATCCCTACAAATGAATCCAAAATAATGGAAGATTGCAAACTAAAGCAGCTGAAGGGATACCATCTCACAAAACACCAGGTCCTTGAGGTTGAGGTGCCGGATCATCCAGCCAATACATCGTCAGATGAATCCGTTCCTCATGCAAATGAAATAATTACGGCCTATAACTTCCTTGAGATGGTCAAACGTCTTTTTGCAGATCTCATACTTGGGATCCAAGAGAGGGATGCAAGTAGGGCAATCTTCGAACGTTACAACGACATGGAAGCTGAAAAAGCTTTCAGGATAGTTGAGATTGAACTTGGGTTTATATACGATATGTTGTACACCAAAGCGAATGTAGTCTACACTTCTATGGGCATTGCTCGACGAATCATTGGATTCTTTTCTATCTTGGTGGTATTTGCGATACTAACTTGGTCTGAGATCTTGGTTAGAGACAAACAGCACCATCGCCGTTCTGAGATTGATCTTATCATAACATTTGCATTGTTAGCAGTCGCTTTACTTCTGGAGTTATGTGCATTTGCCCAACTACTTCTCTCCGACCGCACCATTCATTGGTTAATTAAGCATAAGAAGAGTACCATCTTAAGAGCAATTAAACGTTGGGCTCCAAAAAAACGCAGGTGGTCAGATTCTGTTGCTCATTTGAGTCTGCTAaacctttcattaaaaaaacaactGCCTTGCCATCGAATCCTGAAGATGTTAGGCATTGATGAATTGCTAGAGATTCATTTTGGTATGACTACTAACTCACTCAGCTATGTCGACATAAAAGTGCGACTCTACAGGGAAATGAGATATCTTAGGAATTGGGCGAATGAGAATGAATATAGCACAGAACTCAAATATTTGTTTGGCCGTAGGGGAGGCCGCACACTTCAAAAATTCAATCGTCCTGATCTTGAGTGGAGTATCAAGTTCGAGTTTGACCAGAGTATTCTTATCTGGCATCTTGCTACAGATATCTTGTACCACAATGACTATGAGGATGAGCCACGTGAAGATAAAGTACCTACGTTACAGCATGCAAGAGGCATCTATGTGTCGCGATATATGCTCTACCTTCTAGTTAAACAACCAAATATGTTGCCAATTGGGATGGCGCACATCAGGTTCCAGGACTTTTATGTAGGGCTCAAGAACttcattgaagaagagatgtcCAAACCAGCTAAAGAAATCGGCCCAAAAGAAGCTGCCGAAATGCTgctaaaagttaaaaccgagGACATGCTTTGTGTCAGGGGAGGGGACAAAAGTAGTTTTGTCATATTCCATGCTTGTAAGCTTGCAAAAGCATTAAATACAGGAGGCAATAAATGGGGCATTATCACCCATATTTGGATGGAAATGCTGGGTCATGCAGCTAGCCTATGCAGAGGAAGACATCATGCTCAGCAGTTGAGGCGAGGTGGGGAGCTTCTTACACATGTTTGGCTTCTCATGGCACATTATGGCTTAACTGATCACTTTCAAATACCACGGAGTCGTGCAGTAGCTGATGTAATTCCATGGTAG